From Vidua chalybeata isolate OUT-0048 chromosome 25, bVidCha1 merged haplotype, whole genome shotgun sequence, one genomic window encodes:
- the CD164L2 gene encoding CD164 sialomucin-like 2 protein isoform X2, whose protein sequence is MAPQGPGALRCALLCALLCAQGPAPTRAGECGKLRSCEVCTASSHSHNGTDCVWVGCGTPEDPGAGSCVQRGSAVRETCALYNSSILCRALKSHTEEPPRSHSKEQVTHSTRTTTTSAPLTGSPEFRPPGFDTASFIGGIVLVLCIQAVAFFIIKFIKSKDSTYQTLI, encoded by the exons atGGCCCCGCAGGGCCCCGGGGCGCTGCGCTGTGCGCTCCTGTGCGCGCTGCTCTGCGCGCAGGGACCCGCTCCCACCCGCGCAG GAGAGTGTGGCAAGCTGAGGTCCTGCGAGGTGTGTACAGCCAGCAGCCACTCCCACAACGGCACCGACTGCGTCTGGGTGGGCTGCGGGACCCCCGAGGACCCAG gagcagggagctgcgTGCAGAGAGGCTCAGCAGTGCGGGAGACCTGTGCACTCTACAACAGCAGCATCCTGTGCCGAG CACTGAAATCTCACACGGAAGAGCCTCCACGATCCCATAGCAAGGAGCAAGTGACACACTCCACAA GGACCACCACCACCAGTGCCCCGCTGACGGGCAGCCCCGAGTTCCGCCCGCCCGGCTTCGACACCGCGAGTTTCATTGGGGGCATCGTGCTGGTGCTGTGCATCCAGGCCGTCGCCTTCTTCATCATCAAGTTCATCAAGTCGAAGGACAGCACCTACCAAACGCT GATCTGA
- the CD164L2 gene encoding CD164 sialomucin-like 2 protein isoform X1 — protein MAPQGPGALRCALLCALLCAQGPAPTRAGECGKLRSCEVCTASSHSHNGTDCVWVGCGTPEDPGAGSCVQRGSAVRETCALYNSSILCRALKSHTEEPPRSHSKEQVTHSTRTTTTSAPLTGSPEFRPPGFDTASFIGGIVLVLCIQAVAFFIIKFIKSKDSTYQTLEDNQ, from the exons atGGCCCCGCAGGGCCCCGGGGCGCTGCGCTGTGCGCTCCTGTGCGCGCTGCTCTGCGCGCAGGGACCCGCTCCCACCCGCGCAG GAGAGTGTGGCAAGCTGAGGTCCTGCGAGGTGTGTACAGCCAGCAGCCACTCCCACAACGGCACCGACTGCGTCTGGGTGGGCTGCGGGACCCCCGAGGACCCAG gagcagggagctgcgTGCAGAGAGGCTCAGCAGTGCGGGAGACCTGTGCACTCTACAACAGCAGCATCCTGTGCCGAG CACTGAAATCTCACACGGAAGAGCCTCCACGATCCCATAGCAAGGAGCAAGTGACACACTCCACAA GGACCACCACCACCAGTGCCCCGCTGACGGGCAGCCCCGAGTTCCGCCCGCCCGGCTTCGACACCGCGAGTTTCATTGGGGGCATCGTGCTGGTGCTGTGCATCCAGGCCGTCGCCTTCTTCATCATCAAGTTCATCAAGTCGAAGGACAGCACCTACCAAACGCT AGAGGACAACCAGTAG
- the GPR3 gene encoding G-protein coupled receptor 3, whose amino-acid sequence MMEKGPRNSSEGQQGWFSARNGSGSSLDLESMVQPLALNPWDVVLCISGTIISCENAIVVVVIFYTPAFRAPMFLLIGSLATADLLAGVGLILHFAFVYFIPSEAVNLLTVGLLVTSFTASISSLLTITIDRYLSLYNALTYYSERTVTRTYIMLILTWGASICYGLLPVMGWNCLKEPSACSIVKPLTKNHLIILSASFLTVFAVMLQLYVQICRIVCRHAHQIAVQRHFLASSHYVTTRKGIATLAVMLGTFASCWLPFAMYGLLGDCSSPALYTYATLLPATYNSMLNPIIYAFRNQEIQKMLWAVCCGCFSSMLPFRSRSPSDV is encoded by the coding sequence ATGATGGAGAAAGGGCCCCGCAACTCCAGCGAAGGCCAGCAAGGCTGGTTCTCAGCCAGGAATGGCAGTGGCAGCTCCTTGGATCTGGAGTCTATGGTGCAACCCCTTGCCTTGAACCCATGGGACGTTGTCCTCTGCATCTCGGGGACCATCATCTCCTGTGAGAACGCCATTGTGGTGGTGGTCATTTTCTACACCCCGGCTTTCCGCGCCCCGATGTTCCTCCTGATCGGCAGCTTGGCCACAGCCGACCTCCTGGCAGGTGTGGGGTTGATCCTACACTTTGCCTTCGTGTACTTCATCCCGTCGGAAGCGGTCAACCTGCTCACCGTGGGGCTCCTGGTCACCTCCTTCACGGCCAGCATCAGCAGCCTGCTGACCATCACCATCGACCGCTACCTGTCCCTCTACAACGCCCTAACCTACTACTCGGAGAGGACGGTCACCAGGACTTACATCATGCTGATCCTCACCTGGGGAGCCTCCATCTGCTACGGGCTGCTGCCCGTCATGGGCTGGAACTGCCTGAAGGAGCCCTCCGCCTGCAGCATCGTCAAACCACTGACCAAGAACCACCTCATCATCCTCTCCGCCTCCTTCCTCACGGTGTTCGCGGTGATGCTCCAGCTGTACGTGCAGATCTGTAGGATTGTGTGCCGGCACGCCCACCAGATCGCCGTCCAGCGGCACTTCCTGGCCAGCTCCCACTACGTCACCACCCGCAAGGGCATCGCCACCCTGGCCGTCATGCTGGGCACCTTCGCGTCCTGCTGGCTGCCCTTCGCCATGTACGGGCTGCTGGGGGACTGCAGCTCCCCGGCCCTCTACACCTATGCCACCTTGCTCCCTGCCACCTACAACTCCATGCTGAACCCCATCATCTATGCCTTCAGGAACCAGGAGATCCAGAAAATGCTGTGGGCAGTGTGCTGCGGCTGCTTCTCCTCCATGCTGCCTTTCCGCTCCCGCTCCCCCAGTGACGTCTGA